Proteins encoded together in one Bradyrhizobium sp. CB82 window:
- a CDS encoding transketolase, whose protein sequence is MPVDSARLDTLSALARKVLWLSSWTIHHANHVRPNADGLKVGGHQASSASLATIMSALYFHVLKPEDRVAVKPHASPVFHAIQYLFGRQTREKLENFRGFKGAQSYPSRTKDIDDVDFSTGSVGLGVAQTLFSSLVQDYVKAHGWMKDRREGRMIALVGDAEMDEGNIFEALAEGWKHGLRNTWWVVDYNRQSLDAVVREGLWEKFETMFRNFGWDVVIVKYGRLMREAFSEPGGEALKAWIDNCPNALYAALCFQGGAAFRKHLHDEIGDQGPITKLIDRRSDDDLLALMSNLGGHDMASMLEAFEKIDHDRPVCFIAYTIKGVGLPFQGHKDNHAGLMTVAQIEKFRSIQNIRPGHEWDKFEGMAQDAAGLEAFLAHVPFNQDGRRLTAPVVEVPAQLTFKPSKQMSTQQGFGLVLNEIARSDSELAKRIVTTSPDVTVSTNLGPWVNRRGLFARAEKADLFRSEKIPSTFNWDASPKGQHLELGIAEMNLFIMMSALGLSHQINGERLLPVGTLYDPFIERGLDALNYACYQDARFMVAATPSGITLAPEGGAHQSIATPLIGMAQDGLSSFEPAFVDELAVIMGWGFDHMQREAGEGGSVYLRLSTRSIEQAQRIMTPELAQGITDGAYWLRKPGPNAEVVIAYTGAVAPEAIEATGFIGESRRDVGLLAITSADRLHAGWTAARKLRRDRRGVQHLSHIEKLLAPVPRDCGLVTVIDGHPATLGWLGSVRGHRVEALGVEQFGQTGTIADLYRHHGLDANAIIDAAESLTTGAPVLHRKMAV, encoded by the coding sequence ATGCCCGTTGATTCCGCTCGCCTCGACACATTGTCCGCGCTCGCCCGCAAGGTGCTGTGGCTGTCGTCCTGGACCATCCATCACGCCAACCACGTCCGCCCCAACGCGGACGGCCTGAAGGTCGGCGGCCATCAGGCCTCTTCCGCCTCGCTCGCGACCATCATGTCGGCGCTGTATTTCCACGTGCTGAAACCTGAGGATCGCGTCGCGGTGAAGCCGCATGCGAGCCCGGTGTTCCACGCCATCCAGTATCTGTTCGGTCGGCAAACCCGCGAGAAGCTGGAGAATTTTCGCGGCTTCAAGGGCGCGCAGTCCTATCCCTCGCGCACCAAGGATATCGACGACGTCGACTTCTCGACCGGCTCGGTCGGCCTCGGCGTTGCGCAGACGCTGTTCTCCTCGCTGGTGCAGGATTACGTCAAGGCGCATGGCTGGATGAAGGATCGCCGCGAGGGGCGGATGATCGCGCTGGTCGGCGACGCCGAGATGGACGAGGGCAACATTTTCGAGGCATTGGCCGAGGGATGGAAGCACGGCCTGCGCAACACCTGGTGGGTGGTCGACTACAACAGGCAGTCGCTCGATGCCGTCGTGCGCGAAGGGCTCTGGGAAAAGTTCGAGACCATGTTCCGCAATTTCGGCTGGGACGTGGTGATCGTGAAATACGGCCGCCTGATGCGCGAGGCTTTCTCCGAGCCCGGTGGCGAGGCGCTGAAAGCGTGGATCGACAACTGCCCGAACGCGCTCTACGCGGCGCTGTGCTTTCAGGGCGGGGCGGCCTTCCGCAAGCATCTGCACGACGAGATCGGCGACCAGGGGCCGATCACCAAGCTGATCGACCGCCGCAGCGACGATGATCTGCTGGCGCTGATGTCGAACCTCGGCGGTCACGACATGGCGAGCATGCTGGAGGCGTTCGAAAAGATCGATCACGATCGGCCCGTTTGCTTCATCGCCTACACCATCAAGGGTGTCGGCCTGCCGTTCCAGGGCCACAAGGACAATCACGCCGGCCTGATGACGGTCGCGCAGATAGAGAAGTTTCGCAGCATTCAGAACATCCGCCCTGGACATGAGTGGGACAAGTTCGAGGGCATGGCGCAGGACGCTGCCGGGCTCGAAGCCTTCCTCGCGCACGTTCCCTTCAACCAGGACGGCCGCCGGCTGACCGCGCCTGTTGTCGAGGTGCCCGCTCAGCTCACCTTCAAGCCGTCGAAGCAAATGTCGACCCAGCAGGGTTTCGGGCTGGTGCTGAACGAGATCGCGCGCAGCGACAGCGAGCTTGCGAAGCGCATCGTCACGACGTCGCCCGACGTCACCGTTTCGACCAATCTCGGTCCCTGGGTCAATCGCCGCGGCCTGTTTGCGCGCGCCGAGAAGGCCGATTTATTCCGCAGTGAGAAAATTCCATCGACCTTCAACTGGGATGCATCGCCCAAGGGGCAGCATCTCGAGCTCGGCATTGCCGAGATGAACCTGTTCATCATGATGTCGGCCCTGGGCCTTTCGCATCAGATCAACGGCGAGCGGTTGTTGCCGGTCGGTACGCTCTATGATCCCTTCATCGAGCGCGGCCTCGATGCGCTGAATTATGCCTGCTATCAGGATGCTCGCTTCATGGTGGCTGCGACGCCCTCGGGCATCACGCTCGCCCCCGAAGGCGGCGCGCATCAGTCGATCGCAACGCCTTTGATCGGCATGGCGCAGGACGGGCTCTCATCCTTCGAGCCGGCCTTTGTCGACGAACTCGCCGTGATCATGGGCTGGGGGTTCGACCACATGCAGCGCGAGGCGGGCGAGGGCGGCTCGGTCTACTTGCGTCTGTCGACGCGCAGCATCGAGCAGGCGCAGCGGATTATGACTCCCGAGCTCGCGCAGGGCATCACCGACGGCGCCTATTGGTTGCGCAAGCCGGGACCCAATGCCGAAGTCGTGATCGCCTATACCGGCGCGGTGGCGCCGGAGGCGATCGAGGCGACCGGCTTCATCGGCGAGAGCCGCCGCGACGTCGGCCTGCTTGCGATCACCTCGGCCGACCGCCTGCATGCTGGCTGGACCGCCGCGCGGAAATTGCGGCGTGATCGCCGCGGCGTGCAGCATTTGAGCCATATCGAAAAGCTTTTGGCGCCGGTGCCGCGCGATTGCGGTCTCGTGACCGTGATCGACGGCCATCCGGCCACGCTTGGCTGGCTCGGCAGCGTCCGCGGCCATCGCGTCGAGGCGCTGGGCGTCGAGCAGTTCGGCCAGACCGGCACCATCGCGGATCTCTACCGCCACCATGGACTCGATGCCAACGCCATCATCGATGCGGCCGAAAGCCTCACCACCGGCGCACCGGTGCTGCATCGGAAGATGGCGGTATAG
- a CDS encoding NAD(P)-dependent oxidoreductase: MPRILMTGASGGIGSAMRKLLLPIYPDLLLSDIKPPADLGANEKFKAADLSDLAQCEAICEGVDGILHFGGYSVEGSWDDILQANIIGGYNLFEAARKRGVKRVVFASSNHAVGFYPRHHRIGTDVTPRPDSRYGVSKVFGEAVGALYADKHGLKVTCIRIGNFGEKPLDQRRLAIWLKPEDLLQLCRIGLEHPDIHFEIFYGASLNERTWWDNSRAYTFGYRPTGRAEDFWQHAMAEQAKLKADPVGDYYQGGTFCSIEFDADPSRIIDWSKR; this comes from the coding sequence ATGCCGCGTATTTTAATGACGGGAGCTTCGGGCGGAATCGGCAGTGCGATGCGTAAATTGCTGCTGCCGATCTATCCGGATCTCCTGCTCTCCGACATCAAGCCGCCCGCCGATCTTGGCGCCAACGAAAAATTCAAGGCGGCGGACCTGTCCGATCTCGCGCAGTGCGAGGCGATCTGCGAGGGCGTCGACGGCATCCTGCATTTCGGCGGCTATTCGGTCGAGGGCTCCTGGGACGACATTTTGCAGGCCAACATCATCGGTGGCTACAATCTGTTCGAGGCGGCCCGTAAGAGGGGCGTCAAACGTGTGGTCTTCGCCTCGTCCAACCACGCGGTCGGTTTCTATCCGCGCCACCACAGGATCGGCACCGACGTCACCCCGCGCCCTGACAGCCGCTACGGCGTCAGCAAGGTGTTTGGCGAAGCGGTCGGCGCGCTCTATGCCGACAAGCACGGGCTGAAGGTCACCTGCATCCGCATCGGTAATTTCGGCGAGAAACCACTCGACCAGCGCCGGCTCGCGATCTGGCTGAAGCCCGAGGATCTCTTGCAGCTTTGCCGCATTGGCCTGGAGCACCCCGACATCCATTTCGAGATCTTCTACGGCGCATCGCTCAACGAGCGCACCTGGTGGGACAACAGTCGCGCCTACACGTTCGGCTATCGCCCCACGGGCCGCGCCGAGGACTTCTGGCAACACGCGATGGCCGAGCAGGCCAAGCTGAAGGCCGATCCGGTCGGCGACTACTACCAGGGCGGCACGTTCTGCAGCATCGAGTTCGATGCCGACCCGAGCCGCATCATCGACTGGAGCAAGCGCTAA
- a CDS encoding aldo/keto reductase, whose translation MNTKPFGRTGANVPAIGQGTWYLDHGDRKRAIAALQRGLDLGMTHIDTAEMYGDAELVIADAIAGRRDEVFLVSKVLPSNASRRGTVTACERSLKRLKTNRLDCYLLHWRGSYPLEDTVAAFEELVKAGKIKSWGVSNFDADDLDDILGVAGDGKIACNQVLYHLKERAIEHAVIPWCERHGVAVVAYSPFGHDDFPASSSKGGAVLARIAEAHRATPRQVALGFLTRATTVFAIPKASSAEHAGENAASGDLVLTRDDIAALDAAFPRGSKPRSLPML comes from the coding sequence GTGAACACAAAGCCCTTCGGCCGCACCGGCGCCAATGTCCCCGCCATCGGACAGGGCACCTGGTATCTCGACCACGGCGACCGCAAGCGCGCGATTGCGGCGCTTCAGCGCGGGCTTGATCTTGGGATGACGCACATCGACACCGCCGAGATGTACGGCGATGCGGAGCTCGTCATTGCGGATGCGATTGCCGGCCGCCGCGACGAGGTGTTCCTGGTCTCGAAAGTGCTGCCGAGCAATGCTTCGCGCCGCGGCACCGTCACCGCCTGTGAGCGCTCGCTCAAACGGCTAAAAACGAACCGGCTCGACTGCTATTTGCTGCACTGGCGCGGTTCCTATCCGCTGGAGGACACCGTTGCCGCGTTCGAGGAGCTGGTGAAGGCCGGCAAGATCAAATCCTGGGGCGTGTCCAACTTCGACGCCGACGATCTCGACGACATCCTCGGCGTCGCCGGCGACGGCAAAATCGCCTGCAATCAGGTGCTGTATCATCTCAAGGAGCGCGCGATCGAGCATGCGGTGATCCCGTGGTGTGAGCGGCACGGTGTCGCGGTGGTGGCCTATTCGCCGTTCGGCCATGACGATTTTCCGGCAAGCTCGAGCAAGGGCGGCGCGGTGCTCGCGCGCATCGCAGAGGCGCACCGCGCGACGCCGCGTCAGGTGGCGCTCGGCTTCCTCACCCGTGCAACTACGGTGTTCGCGATCCCGAAGGCGTCGTCCGCCGAACATGCTGGCGAGAATGCGGCAAGTGGTGATCTCGTATTGACCAGAGACGACATCGCCGCGCTGGACGCGGCGTTTCCACGCGGAAGCAAGCCGCGCAGCCTGCCGATGCTGTAG
- a CDS encoding aldehyde dehydrogenase family protein: MVNRMQFYIDGAWVDPAVKKSTPVVNPATEEAMYEVALGSKADVDKAVAAAKRAFATYSQTSREERVALLSKVIEIYKGRLKEIGAAVSDEMGAPLPMAEKLQAGAGLGHLMTTLEVLKNYHFEEPVGTAMVLCEPVGVVGMITPWNWPLNQIACKVAPALAAGCTMILKPSEFTPTSALIFAEILHEAGVPKGVFNLVNGLGPEVGAAMSEHPDIDMISFTGSTRAGIDVAKRAAPTVKRVSQELGGKSPNVILEGADLTKAVTGGVMHMFNNSGQSCNAPSRMIVPLSKMKEVAAIAKAVADKTKAGDPRGEGTTIGPVVNRGQWDKIQALIKKGIDEGATLVAGGPGLPEGVNKGFYVRPTIFADVTNEMTIAKEEIFGPVLTIIGAKDEADAVRIANDTPYGLAGYVSADTVENAKKVARQIRAGNVNLQGVPNDRSAPFGGYKQSGNGREWGKYGLEDFLEVKAVAGFNAA; this comes from the coding sequence ATGGTCAATCGCATGCAATTCTACATCGACGGCGCTTGGGTCGATCCCGCCGTCAAGAAGTCCACGCCGGTCGTCAATCCGGCGACGGAAGAGGCGATGTATGAGGTTGCGCTCGGCTCCAAGGCCGACGTGGACAAGGCTGTGGCTGCCGCGAAGCGCGCCTTTGCCACCTATTCCCAGACCAGCCGCGAGGAGCGCGTCGCGCTGCTCTCCAAGGTCATCGAGATCTACAAGGGCCGCCTCAAGGAGATTGGCGCGGCCGTTTCCGACGAGATGGGCGCGCCGCTGCCGATGGCGGAGAAGCTTCAGGCCGGCGCTGGCCTCGGCCACCTCATGACCACGCTCGAGGTGCTCAAGAACTATCATTTCGAGGAACCGGTTGGCACCGCCATGGTGCTGTGTGAGCCGGTTGGCGTGGTCGGCATGATCACGCCGTGGAACTGGCCGCTCAATCAGATCGCCTGCAAGGTGGCGCCCGCGCTCGCCGCCGGCTGCACCATGATCCTGAAGCCGTCGGAGTTCACGCCGACCTCGGCGCTGATCTTCGCGGAAATCCTCCATGAAGCCGGTGTGCCGAAGGGCGTGTTCAACCTCGTCAACGGTCTCGGCCCCGAGGTTGGTGCCGCCATGAGCGAGCATCCGGACATCGACATGATCTCGTTCACCGGTTCGACCCGCGCCGGCATCGATGTCGCCAAGCGCGCGGCTCCCACCGTGAAGCGCGTCAGCCAGGAGCTCGGCGGCAAGTCGCCGAATGTCATCCTCGAAGGTGCCGACCTCACGAAGGCGGTGACCGGCGGCGTGATGCATATGTTCAACAACTCGGGCCAGTCCTGCAATGCGCCCTCGCGCATGATCGTGCCGCTGTCCAAGATGAAGGAAGTTGCCGCGATCGCGAAGGCGGTTGCCGACAAGACCAAGGCGGGCGATCCGCGCGGCGAAGGCACCACCATCGGCCCGGTCGTCAACCGCGGCCAGTGGGACAAGATCCAGGCGCTGATCAAGAAGGGCATCGACGAGGGCGCTACCCTCGTCGCCGGCGGCCCGGGCCTCCCCGAGGGCGTCAACAAGGGGTTCTACGTCCGCCCGACCATCTTCGCCGACGTCACCAACGAGATGACGATCGCGAAGGAGGAGATCTTTGGACCGGTGCTGACCATCATCGGCGCCAAGGACGAGGCCGACGCCGTGCGCATCGCCAACGATACGCCCTATGGTCTCGCGGGCTACGTCTCGGCTGACACGGTCGAGAACGCCAAGAAGGTCGCGCGCCAGATCCGCGCCGGCAACGTCAACCTCCAGGGCGTGCCCAATGACCGCAGCGCGCCGTTCGGCGGCTACAAGCAGTCCGGCAACGGCCGCGAGTGGGGCAAGTACGGTCTCGAGGATTTCCTCGAGGTGAAGGCCGTCGCCGGGTTCAACGCGGCCTAA
- a CDS encoding zinc-binding dehydrogenase translates to MCSLPALLTPAGIQGIGYSNDNIGGYAEAMLFSEPLLLEVPNGLAAEHAALTEPLAVGVHAVAKANVRGGEVPLVIGCGPVGLAVIAALRIKGLRPIVAADYSPARRALAAKLGADIVIDSRASQPYAAWAEHAQNRPRQSRGAHQDHRAAVEVGKPSLRGAKRRSNPDRIRGNTSGLLRLARNDGRELPYTGSAIEYFTWLSAKLDSIEAMPSSRVSLFFRNAS, encoded by the coding sequence GTGTGCTCGCTGCCGGCGTTGCTGACGCCGGCGGGCATCCAGGGCATCGGCTATTCCAACGACAACATCGGCGGCTATGCCGAGGCGATGCTGTTCAGCGAACCCCTCCTGCTCGAAGTGCCGAACGGCCTCGCCGCGGAGCACGCCGCGCTCACCGAGCCGCTCGCGGTCGGCGTCCATGCGGTCGCCAAGGCAAACGTGCGCGGCGGCGAGGTGCCGCTGGTCATCGGTTGCGGACCTGTGGGATTAGCGGTCATCGCGGCGCTGAGGATCAAGGGCCTGCGCCCGATCGTCGCTGCGGATTATTCGCCGGCGCGGCGCGCGCTTGCGGCAAAGCTCGGCGCCGACATTGTCATCGATTCCCGCGCGTCGCAGCCCTATGCGGCCTGGGCCGAGCACGCGCAGAACCGACCTCGCCAATCCCGAGGCGCACACCAAGATCATCGTGCAGCCGTGGAGGTAGGAAAGCCGTCATTGCGAGGAGCGAAACGACGAAGTAATCCAGACCGTATCCGTGGAAATACCTCTGGATTGCTTCGCCTCGCTCGCAATGACGGGAGGGAGTTGCCTTATACCGGCAGCGCGATCGAATATTTCACCTGGCTCAGTGCAAAGCTCGACTCGATCGAGGCGATGCCGTCGAGCCGGGTCAGCTTGTTCTTCAGGAATGCTTCATAG
- a CDS encoding heavy metal translocating P-type ATPase yields MSASDVPIRPFLIGFPAAGLVLGFVLRASGFSAWADLVWAIATLPVLLALLVEIVLRLKRGDLGLDIVAALSMTSALVVGEELAAAVVALMYAGGQYLEDLAEGHARREMTALLARAPRKAMRHRDHRLEEIDVELVATGDRLLIRQGEIVPADGTLASPLAVLDQSALTGESLPVQCKAGEAVMSGATNAGEAFDIVATRPAAQSTYAGIVRLVEAAQRARAPMARLADRYAIVFLIATLAIAGAAWAWTRDPIRMVAVLVVATPCPLILAVPVAIVAGLSRAAHHGILIKGGKALETMARIGSLVVDKTGTLTDGRARVVAVHAAEGFGEDDVLRIAASLDQASKHVIAQALVAEARRRKLALLIPADVAETPGEGVKGRVQGRFVAVGGRRYVRSQLPDPNQGATEPAQTAPGAVAVWLALDGRLAGRIVLADELRAGIEGLLAKLRRLGVERIVLATGDRRDVAEAIAAGLGLDAVRAELTPDQKVMVVLSERKAGPVMMVGDGVNDAPALAAADIGVAMGATGAAASAEAADAVLLVDTLDRILPAIEIARRARFIALQSVIAGIGLSTLGMIAAAFGYLTPVEGAILQEVIDVAVILNALRVLRDR; encoded by the coding sequence GTGTCCGCATCCGACGTTCCCATTCGACCCTTCCTGATCGGCTTTCCTGCCGCGGGGCTCGTGCTCGGCTTCGTGCTGCGCGCATCCGGCTTTTCGGCGTGGGCGGACCTGGTCTGGGCGATCGCGACGCTGCCGGTGCTGCTTGCACTTCTGGTCGAGATCGTGCTGCGACTGAAACGCGGCGATCTCGGGCTCGACATCGTGGCAGCGCTCTCGATGACGTCGGCGCTGGTGGTCGGCGAGGAGCTGGCGGCCGCCGTGGTCGCGCTGATGTATGCCGGCGGGCAATACCTGGAGGACCTTGCTGAAGGCCATGCGCGTCGCGAGATGACGGCGCTGCTCGCCCGTGCCCCGCGCAAGGCGATGCGTCATCGCGACCATCGGCTTGAGGAGATCGACGTCGAGCTGGTCGCAACGGGCGACCGTCTTCTGATCCGCCAGGGCGAGATCGTGCCGGCCGATGGCACGCTCGCAAGCCCGCTTGCCGTGCTTGACCAGTCTGCGCTGACGGGGGAATCTCTGCCGGTACAGTGCAAGGCCGGCGAAGCCGTGATGAGCGGAGCGACCAATGCCGGCGAAGCCTTCGACATCGTCGCCACACGCCCGGCGGCGCAAAGCACCTATGCGGGTATCGTCCGACTGGTCGAGGCCGCGCAGCGCGCCAGGGCGCCGATGGCGCGGCTCGCCGATCGCTATGCGATCGTGTTCCTGATCGCCACGCTCGCGATCGCGGGCGCGGCCTGGGCCTGGACGCGGGATCCGATCCGCATGGTGGCGGTGCTGGTGGTGGCGACGCCATGCCCGCTGATCCTCGCTGTGCCGGTCGCCATCGTGGCCGGCCTGTCGCGCGCGGCGCATCACGGCATCCTGATCAAAGGCGGCAAGGCGCTCGAGACGATGGCGCGCATCGGCTCGCTCGTGGTCGACAAGACCGGCACGCTCACCGACGGCAGGGCGAGGGTGGTTGCCGTCCACGCCGCGGAAGGATTCGGCGAGGACGACGTACTGCGCATCGCCGCATCGCTCGATCAGGCCTCCAAGCACGTCATCGCGCAGGCTCTGGTCGCCGAGGCGCGGCGCCGCAAGCTCGCCCTGTTGATTCCGGCCGATGTCGCGGAGACGCCCGGTGAAGGCGTCAAGGGACGCGTGCAGGGGCGCTTCGTCGCCGTCGGTGGCCGCCGCTATGTGCGGTCGCAATTGCCGGATCCGAACCAGGGCGCAACCGAGCCCGCGCAGACCGCGCCGGGCGCGGTCGCCGTATGGCTCGCGCTTGACGGACGGCTTGCCGGCCGGATCGTGCTCGCCGACGAGCTGCGCGCCGGCATCGAGGGACTGCTCGCCAAGTTGCGGCGCCTCGGTGTCGAGCGCATTGTGCTCGCCACCGGCGACCGCCGCGATGTGGCCGAGGCCATCGCGGCCGGCCTCGGCCTCGATGCGGTTCGTGCCGAGCTGACCCCGGACCAGAAGGTCATGGTGGTGCTTTCGGAACGCAAAGCCGGTCCGGTGATGATGGTGGGCGACGGCGTCAACGACGCCCCGGCGCTTGCGGCTGCCGACATCGGCGTCGCCATGGGCGCGACGGGTGCCGCCGCGTCGGCGGAAGCAGCCGACGCCGTGTTGCTGGTCGACACGCTCGACCGCATTTTGCCCGCGATCGAGATCGCGCGCCGCGCACGCTTCATCGCGCTTCAAAGCGTGATTGCCGGCATCGGCCTGTCGACGCTTGGCATGATCGCCGCTGCGTTCGGCTACCTGACGCCGGTCGAGGGCGCGATCTTGCAGGAGGTGATTGACGTCGCCGTGATCCTGAACGCGCTGCGGGTGCTGCGCGACCGGTGA
- a CDS encoding SMP-30/gluconolactonase/LRE family protein — protein sequence MSDASSHSPRWWPTTYYPDPAISALDPRFEKYWLKLSAVERLTTGLRWAEGPVWFGDGRYLLCSDIPNQRIIKWEEETGAVSVFRKPSNFANGNTRDRQGRLITCEHGGRRVVRTEYDGAITVLMDSFGGKRLNSPNDVVVKSDGSIWFTDPVFGLLGNYEGYKAESEIDPNVYRLDPATGKATIVAEGVLGPNGLCFSPDEKILYVVESRGQPNRKILAYDVAPDGTTISNKRVFIDAGPGTPDGMRCDIDGNLWCGWGMGDPELDGVVVFAPDGVMIGRIALPERCANLCFGGLKRNRLFMAASQSIYALYVNTQGALGG from the coding sequence ATGTCCGATGCATCGTCCCATTCCCCACGTTGGTGGCCGACGACCTATTACCCCGATCCGGCGATCAGTGCACTAGACCCAAGGTTTGAGAAATACTGGCTGAAGCTCTCGGCTGTGGAACGCCTCACGACCGGCCTGCGCTGGGCCGAGGGCCCGGTGTGGTTCGGTGACGGGCGATATCTCCTCTGCAGTGACATCCCCAACCAGCGCATCATCAAATGGGAGGAGGAGACCGGAGCGGTTTCCGTTTTCCGAAAGCCCTCCAACTTCGCCAACGGCAACACAAGGGATCGCCAGGGTCGGTTGATCACCTGCGAACATGGCGGCCGCCGCGTGGTGCGCACCGAATATGACGGCGCGATCACGGTGCTGATGGATTCGTTCGGCGGCAAGCGACTGAACTCGCCGAACGACGTCGTCGTGAAGTCCGACGGTTCGATCTGGTTCACCGACCCCGTGTTCGGGCTGCTCGGCAATTACGAGGGCTACAAGGCGGAATCGGAGATCGATCCGAACGTGTACCGGCTCGATCCGGCGACCGGAAAGGCGACCATTGTCGCCGAGGGCGTGCTCGGGCCGAACGGGCTATGCTTCTCGCCGGACGAGAAGATCCTCTACGTGGTGGAATCGCGCGGGCAACCGAACCGCAAGATCCTCGCCTATGACGTAGCGCCCGATGGCACCACGATCTCCAACAAGCGCGTCTTCATCGATGCGGGGCCCGGCACGCCGGACGGCATGCGGTGCGACATCGACGGCAATCTCTGGTGCGGCTGGGGCATGGGCGACCCCGAGCTCGACGGCGTCGTGGTGTTCGCGCCCGACGGCGTCATGATCGGCCGCATCGCCCTGCCCGAACGCTGCGCCAACCTCTGCTTTGGCGGGCTGAAGCGCAACCGGCTGTTCATGGCCGCGAGCCAGTCGATCTACGCGCTCTATGTGAACACGCAGGGCGCACTGGGCGGATAG
- a CDS encoding DMT family transporter — translation MPEKKQAARRALARVDHPFKGIALVLLSTVFLGCSDVTAKYLSTSLPSIEITWIRFLTFALMFTPVMLPASPLYAMRTERLGLQLMRGAALLGSSLFFITGLRFLPIAEASATGFVSPLFVTALSIIFLSEKVGLRRWLATALGLVGVMIILRPGSNAFHVAAFFPIVSAFCWAAALILTRMISGREAVVTTMAYSALTGLAILTAMVPFVWVTPSWTAIGLGIFIGIASTVGQWIIVLAYRYGDASVLAPFSYTQLLWVSILGFFIFGELPDVWTITGAAFIVASGLYIAHRERVRRAQLLVLEERSPNA, via the coding sequence ATGCCCGAGAAGAAGCAGGCCGCACGCCGCGCACTCGCGCGCGTCGACCATCCTTTCAAAGGCATTGCGCTGGTCCTGCTGTCGACCGTGTTCCTCGGCTGCTCCGACGTCACAGCGAAATATCTTTCGACGAGCCTGCCTTCGATCGAGATTACCTGGATCCGCTTCCTGACTTTCGCACTGATGTTCACGCCGGTGATGCTGCCGGCCTCGCCGCTCTATGCGATGCGTACCGAGCGGCTCGGCCTTCAGTTGATGCGCGGCGCCGCGCTGCTCGGCTCCTCGCTGTTCTTCATCACCGGCTTGCGCTTTCTCCCCATCGCTGAGGCATCCGCCACGGGCTTCGTCTCGCCGCTGTTCGTCACGGCGCTGTCGATCATCTTCCTGAGCGAGAAGGTCGGCCTGCGCCGCTGGCTCGCAACCGCGCTGGGCCTCGTCGGCGTCATGATCATCCTGCGGCCGGGCTCGAACGCGTTTCACGTCGCCGCGTTCTTCCCGATCGTCTCGGCGTTCTGCTGGGCGGCCGCGCTGATCCTGACTCGCATGATAAGCGGGCGGGAAGCCGTCGTCACCACGATGGCCTATTCCGCGCTGACAGGTCTTGCGATCCTCACTGCGATGGTGCCGTTCGTCTGGGTCACGCCGAGCTGGACTGCCATTGGGCTCGGTATCTTCATCGGCATCGCCTCTACGGTCGGCCAGTGGATCATCGTGCTCGCCTATCGCTATGGTGATGCTTCGGTGTTGGCTCCGTTCTCCTACACGCAATTGCTGTGGGTCAGCATTCTGGGCTTCTTCATCTTCGGCGAACTGCCGGATGTCTGGACCATCACGGGCGCCGCGTTCATCGTCGCGAGCGGACTCTATATCGCCCATCGCGAGCGCGTCCGCCGCGCCCAGCTTTTGGTGCTCGAAGAGCGTTCACCGAACGCCTGA
- a CDS encoding Lrp/AsnC family transcriptional regulator, protein MPELDAIDRKILALLQTDSRLTMQELADKVGLSVSPCHRRVKLLEERGVITRYIATVDQKALGLHVSVFISIKLARQKEEDLNRFARAISKWDEVLECYLMTGNRDYLLRVVAADLSSYEAFLKNKLTRLDGIASIESSFALSQVKYSIALPV, encoded by the coding sequence ATGCCCGAGCTCGACGCCATCGACCGAAAGATCCTTGCCCTGCTCCAGACGGACAGCCGGCTGACCATGCAGGAGCTCGCCGACAAGGTCGGGCTGTCGGTCTCGCCCTGCCACCGCCGGGTGAAGCTTCTCGAAGAGCGCGGCGTCATCACGCGCTACATCGCGACCGTCGACCAGAAGGCGCTGGGGCTGCATGTCAGCGTCTTCATCTCGATCAAGCTGGCACGGCAGAAGGAGGAGGACCTCAACCGCTTTGCGCGAGCGATCTCTAAATGGGATGAGGTTTTGGAGTGCTATCTGATGACCGGCAATCGCGACTATCTCTTGCGCGTGGTCGCCGCCGATCTCTCATCCTATGAAGCATTCCTGAAGAACAAGCTGACCCGGCTCGACGGCATCGCCTCGATCGAGTCGAGCTTTGCACTGAGCCAGGTGAAATATTCGATCGCGCTGCCGGTATAA